One Solanum pennellii chromosome 9, SPENNV200 DNA segment encodes these proteins:
- the LOC107029730 gene encoding uncharacterized protein LOC107029730 gives MKLKCSFIVIFFLLLLASPSLSSSSGKMDLSKVNASEIYEIDYRGPETHTKIPPPRGGRHNSHHQLFHHNATKPGKNGKKNHG, from the exons ATGAAGCTTAAGTGTAGCTTCATTGTCATCTTCTTCCTTCTCCTCCTCGCCTCGCCTTCCCTTTCGTCTTCTTCAG gaaaAATGGATTTATCAAAAGTGAATGCCTcagaaatttatgaaattgattatAGAGGACCAGAAACTCATACTAAAATACCTCCACCAAGAGGAGGAAGACATAATAGTCATCATCAGTTGTTTCATCACAATGCTACTAAGCCTGGCAAAAAT GGGAAGAAAAACCATGGATGA
- the LOC107031815 gene encoding cell number regulator 8: MANTDESNPLLPNQQSEVKDEKKPNKPISSTTPVPPFPADPVKPLSAAVPMGWTAEGVPMGYGVVGDPIMNRAQWDSGLCACFGRNDEFCSSDIEVCLLGSIAPCVLYGSNAERLGSAPGTFANHCLPYTGLYLIGQSFFGSNCVAPCFTYPSRTAIRRKFNLEGSCEAFNRSSGCCGSFIEDEVQREQCESVCDFATHFFCHPCALCQEGRELRRRLPHPGFNAQQVLVMIPPNEQTMGR; this comes from the exons ATGGCAAATACCGATGAATCGAACCCACTTTTACCCAATCAACAATCTGAGGTGAAAGATGAGAAAAAACCCAATAAACCCATTTCTTCAACAACCCCAGTTCCACCGTTTCCGGCGGATCCGGTGAAGCCTTTATCAGCCGCTGTTCCGATGGGATGGACAGCTGAAGGGGTTCCCATGGGTTATGGAGTTGTCGGTGATCCGATTATGAATAGGGCTCAGTGGGATTCTGGACTTTGTGCTTGTTTTGGAAGGAATGATGAGTTCTGCAGCAGTGATATTGAAGTTT GTTTACTAGGTAGCATTGCCCCATGCGTGCTCTACGGGAGCAATGCTGAGAGACTTGGTTCTGCTCCAGGGACTTTTGCCAATCACTGCTTGCCTTACACTGGCCTCTACCTAATTGGACAATCCTTCTTTGGCTCGAACTGTGTGGCACCTTGCTTTACATATCCCAGTCGTACAGCTATCCGCCGAAAGTTCAATCTCGAG GGGAGCTGTGAGGCGTTCAACAGGTCTAGTGGGTGCTGCGGGAGCTTTATTGAGGACGAGGTGCAACGCGAGCAATGTGAGTCAGTTTGTGACTTTGCAACTCATTTCTTCTGCCACCCTTGTGCTCTTTGCCAAGAAGGTCGTGAGCTTCGTCGTAGGCTTCCTCATCCTGGCTTTAACGCCCAACAAGTGCTCGTTATGATCCCCCCTAACGAGCAAACCATGGGCCGCTAA
- the LOC107029702 gene encoding uncharacterized protein LOC107029702 isoform X2, which yields MWPALVAAAAAGSGFLAKKILNQNATEPISGSTENDSKCDKLNDPEEFITSFQHKDSIFTSICDKPFNPQGHKDSIFISNFDKHFDPEGFNTPFQHKDSNFICNLSYSIQEKSEGFSDGSIFRFSSACDSEMGFRNLRKKNVEGSTKTKGNVMEWKGKSGGKCGNVRSGEKELVRLDERKRGNGKRFYVCLKKRRTNKVPSGKCDSCASKGNSFFGYGLGIGMMCMMSAGKSEINRLNTTMDETAKAVEELKAELSRKEVAHNLCASKNEVDMDEKNNRECRIHVIAENNNENRNIYRALDLQVAEEGECASSVVTEEPQPEVMEMDQLEAELESELLKLPWCATEVMDLNGGRDPCQDDFLEKEFNQADDRNAETYQCSGVLPSELDQKLCHLLIEQQEGQIVELESELRQTHSKLHEKEAELQALKDCVRRLTEFSLDEETDGKMEDEIIVGGDQEKKIGPEVGKSIIGMKRSMIF from the exons ATGTGGCCAGCTTTAGttgcagcagcagcagcaggaTCTGGTTTTTTAGCCAAGAAAATCCTTAACCAAAATGCCACTGAACCCATCTCTGGTTCCACTGAAAATGACAGTAAATGTGATAAACTCAATGACCCAGAAGAGTTTATAACTTCCTTTCAGcataaagattcaatctttacCAGTATTTGTGATAAACCCTTTAACCCACAAGGGcataaagattcaatctttatcAGTAATTTTGATAAACACTTTGATCCAGAAGGTTTTAACACTCCCTTTCAGCATAAAGATTCAAACTTTATATGTAATCTTAGCTATAGCATTCAAGAAAAGAGTGAGGGGTTTTCTGATGGGTCAATTTTTAGGTTTTCAAGTGCTTGTGATTCTGAAATGGGGTTTAGGAATTTGAGGAAGAAAAATGTGGAAGGTTCTACAAAGACCAAAGGGAATGTGATGGAGTGGAAGGGAAAAAGTGGTGGGAAATGTGGAAATGTGAGGAGTGGTGAAAAGGAATTGGTTAGGTTGGATGAGAGGAAGAGAGGAAATGGGAAGagattttatgtttgtttaaaGAAGAGGAGAACTAATAAAGTTCCTTCAGGGAAATGTGATTCTTGTGCTTCCAAAG GGAATTCGTTTTTTGGCTATGGACTCGGAATTGGAATGATGTGCATGATGTCAGCTGGGAAATCTGAAATCAATAGGCTTAACACTACCATGGATGAAACTGCAAAAGCTGTAGAGGAATTAAAAGCTGAACTTTCTAGGAAAGAAGTTGCACATAACCTGTGTGCTTCGAAGAATGAAGTCGACATGGATGAAAAGAATAATAGAGAATGTAGAATACATGTGATTGCTGAGAATAACAATGAGAACAGGAATATTTATAGAGCACTAGATCTCCAAGTGGCTGAGGAAGGTGAATGTGCTAGCAGTGTCGTTACTGAAGAGCCACAACCTGAGGTTATGGAAATGGATCAGCTGGAAGCTGAGCTCGAATCCGAGTTACTAAAGCTTCCATGGTGTGCTACAGAAGTTATGGATTTGAATGGAGGAAGAGATCCTTGTCAG GATGACTTTCTGGAGAAGGAATTTAACCAAGCTGATGACCGCAATGCAGAAACTTATCAATGCAGTGGAGTATTGCCATCTGAACTGGATCAAAAGCTTTGTCATCTGCTCATTGAACAACAAGAAGGCCAGATAGTGGAGTTAGAGTCTGAGCTTCGCCAAACTCATTCGAAACTCCACGAGAAAGAAGCTGAGCTCCAAGCGCTCAAGGATTGTGTCCGACGTCTTACTGAATTTTCCCTAG ATGAAGAGACTGATGGCAAAATGGAAGATGAGATCATTGTTGGTGGGGATCAAGAGAAGAAAATTGGACCTGAAGTAGGGAAATCAATAATTGGGATGAAAAGATCAATGATCTTTTGA
- the LOC107029702 gene encoding uncharacterized protein LOC107029702 isoform X1, translating to MWPALVAAAAAGSGFLAKKILNQNATEPISGSTENDSKCDKLNDPEEFITSFQHKDSIFTSICDKPFNPQGHKDSIFISNFDKHFDPEGFNTPFQHKDSNFICNLSYSIQEKSEGFSDGSIFRFSSACDSEMGFRNLRKKNVEGSTKTKGNVMEWKGKSGGKCGNVRSGEKELVRLDERKRGNGKRFYVCLKKRRTNKVPSGKCDSCASKGNSFFGYGLGIGMMCMMSAGKSEINRLNTTMDETAKAVEELKAELSRKEVAHNLCASKNEVDMDEKNNRECRIHVIAENNNENRNIYRALDLQVAEEGECASSVVTEEPQPEVMEMDQLEAELESELLKLPWCATEVMDLNGGRDPCQDDFLEKEFNQADDRNAETYQCSGVLPSELDQKLCHLLIEQQEGQIVELESELRQTHSKLHEKEAELQALKDCVRRLTEFSLGNASDEETDGKMEDEIIVGGDQEKKIGPEVGKSIIGMKRSMIF from the exons ATGTGGCCAGCTTTAGttgcagcagcagcagcaggaTCTGGTTTTTTAGCCAAGAAAATCCTTAACCAAAATGCCACTGAACCCATCTCTGGTTCCACTGAAAATGACAGTAAATGTGATAAACTCAATGACCCAGAAGAGTTTATAACTTCCTTTCAGcataaagattcaatctttacCAGTATTTGTGATAAACCCTTTAACCCACAAGGGcataaagattcaatctttatcAGTAATTTTGATAAACACTTTGATCCAGAAGGTTTTAACACTCCCTTTCAGCATAAAGATTCAAACTTTATATGTAATCTTAGCTATAGCATTCAAGAAAAGAGTGAGGGGTTTTCTGATGGGTCAATTTTTAGGTTTTCAAGTGCTTGTGATTCTGAAATGGGGTTTAGGAATTTGAGGAAGAAAAATGTGGAAGGTTCTACAAAGACCAAAGGGAATGTGATGGAGTGGAAGGGAAAAAGTGGTGGGAAATGTGGAAATGTGAGGAGTGGTGAAAAGGAATTGGTTAGGTTGGATGAGAGGAAGAGAGGAAATGGGAAGagattttatgtttgtttaaaGAAGAGGAGAACTAATAAAGTTCCTTCAGGGAAATGTGATTCTTGTGCTTCCAAAG GGAATTCGTTTTTTGGCTATGGACTCGGAATTGGAATGATGTGCATGATGTCAGCTGGGAAATCTGAAATCAATAGGCTTAACACTACCATGGATGAAACTGCAAAAGCTGTAGAGGAATTAAAAGCTGAACTTTCTAGGAAAGAAGTTGCACATAACCTGTGTGCTTCGAAGAATGAAGTCGACATGGATGAAAAGAATAATAGAGAATGTAGAATACATGTGATTGCTGAGAATAACAATGAGAACAGGAATATTTATAGAGCACTAGATCTCCAAGTGGCTGAGGAAGGTGAATGTGCTAGCAGTGTCGTTACTGAAGAGCCACAACCTGAGGTTATGGAAATGGATCAGCTGGAAGCTGAGCTCGAATCCGAGTTACTAAAGCTTCCATGGTGTGCTACAGAAGTTATGGATTTGAATGGAGGAAGAGATCCTTGTCAG GATGACTTTCTGGAGAAGGAATTTAACCAAGCTGATGACCGCAATGCAGAAACTTATCAATGCAGTGGAGTATTGCCATCTGAACTGGATCAAAAGCTTTGTCATCTGCTCATTGAACAACAAGAAGGCCAGATAGTGGAGTTAGAGTCTGAGCTTCGCCAAACTCATTCGAAACTCCACGAGAAAGAAGCTGAGCTCCAAGCGCTCAAGGATTGTGTCCGACGTCTTACTGAATTTTCCCTAGGTAATGCTTCAG ATGAAGAGACTGATGGCAAAATGGAAGATGAGATCATTGTTGGTGGGGATCAAGAGAAGAAAATTGGACCTGAAGTAGGGAAATCAATAATTGGGATGAAAAGATCAATGATCTTTTGA